AGCGTACGATGTCGGACGGCGAGATCGCGACGTCCCGGTTGCCGTACCGGCCGCGGCTCTCGCCGGTGAGAGCGTGACGGACCCAGGTCCAGTCGAGCGCCCGGATCAGGCCCTCGGACTGGGCGAAGTCGATGAACTGACCTTGCCCCGTCCGGTCGCGCCAGTGGAGCGCGGCCAGCACCGCGACAGCCGAGAGCAGCGCCCCGAAGTAATCGCCGATCCACGCCCCCGACTTCAGCGGGTTGCGCTCGGGAAAGCCGGTGATCGCCGCCATCCCGCTCACGGACTGGGCGATGGCGTCGTAGGAGGCGCGTCCCTGGGAAAAGGGGCCCCACTGCCCGAAGCCGGTGTTTGTCACATAGATCAGGCCGGGGTTCAGCTCCCTGAGCTGGCGGTAGCCGATCCCCCACTTCCCCTCCATCGTTCCCGGCTTGAAGTTCTCGACGAGGACGTCCGACTCGGCGGCCAGGGCCTTGAAGAGCGCCTGGCCCTCGGGCTTCCGAACGTCGAAGGCCACATGGTACTTGTTGCGGGCCTCGTTGAGCCAGGCCAGTGCCGCATTCTTCCAGAAGCGCGCCTGCGGGGTGATGGAGCGGAGGGGATCGCCGCTCCCCGGGAGCTCGACCTTGATGACCTCGGCACCGAACTCGGCGAGGTACGACGAGGTCACCGGCCCGAGGACGAGCGTCGCGAGCTCGAGGACCCTGACGGCGCGAAGCCCTTCGGGCTTGGCGGAGATCCGGTCGGGCCTGAAGGCCTCGCGCGTCCAGGCGAAATAGTCGTCAAACATCGACGTGCCGCCAGCCACGGGGGCCGCGCCCACTTTCGTCCCCGTCGGCTACTCTTCGGCGGTCCGGATCGCCGCTGGCCCGCCCTCGGCCCCGGTGTCCCTGAGCGTGGTGCCGGTCAGCTCGAACACCTGCAGGTCCTTGCCGTCGATGGCGAGGAGCGTGATCTGGTTGTCACCGTCCCGGGTGACAAGCGCGCTCTTCCCGTCGGGAGCGATCGCGACGTGGCTCACCCCGGCCTTCTCGTCACCGACCTTCACCGTGCCAGCCGGGGTCACGGTCTTACCCTGGATCGTGAAGACCGAGACGGTGCCGTCGCCGCGGTTGGCGACGAGCGCCAGTGTCCCGTGGCGATTGATGGAAACCCCGGCGGGCGACTTGCCGGCTTCGAGCGTGGCGAGGACCCTGGGTGGCGACGCCTTCAGGTCGATGATCGCCACCGTGTCCGGCGGGGGATTCTGGACGACGGTGCCGCGGCCGTTGACGAGGACGACCTTGTTGTCGTTGGCCGACACGGCAAGCTCGGCGTTCGCCACCGGAGCGAGCGCGAGCGTGGCGAGGACCATAGCCAGGATCAGGAACCTGTGGGCACTCATGCTGGCCTCCTCAGGCATCTGGCTCTGTGGCACAACCCGGCGCCCCGCTTGCGGCGGGAGCGCAGCCTTCCAAGCCGACTAGATCCTGAACAGGCGCGCGGCGTTCGCGCCGGGGATCTTCCGCCTCACGTCGTCCGAGAGGTCACCGCGCCAGGCGATCGCCTTCACCGAGTCCGGGCAGATGCAGTCCCAGTGGGCGTAGTCAATCCCCTCCTCGTCCATGTCGGGCAGACGCTTGACCGGATCCCACTGGCCCTCGCGCTCCCAGCTCCAGAGGTGTGCGGCCTTGTGGGGCTCGGGCCAGAGGCCGAGCGCGCCGTAGAAGTCGCGGCGGGTCGGCCAGGTCTTCCGCTCCACCATGAAGTGCCGGTCGCCGTCCGGGAGCGTGACCCACCCGGGGGCGTCCTTCCTGAACCTGGCGGGGAGACGGGCCGCCCAGTCCACGGCGTGCTCCAGGACGTGCCCATCGGCGTCGATGACCGTGAACGGAAGCCTCATCGCAGGGCCTCGTTTTCCCCAAAGTCGGCACCCGTGAACATACGCCAGCCCGGAGAGGCTGGCAAGGGGGTCGATTCTGTCACGCGGTGCTGGTCGCTCTCGGGAGCACATGATAACCTGACCGAGGCGAGGGAACCGCCATGGCAGGCCGCCCGTATTCTCGCCGTGGTGTGTTGAAGGCCGGCTTCGCCGGGGCCGGCGCGCTCCTGGCATCCGGCCTGCTTCCAAAGAGGAGCGCCGCTATGGGGAGAGCGCGATGGTCCGTGCTGCCGCCGCGACCGATCCCGTGGAGCATGAAGCCGTTTTCCAGCGCTCGCACCTGGGAGAGCATCCTGCCCGACGGGCGCGTGGAGCTCCGGATCGACCACGATGTCATTCACGGCGTGACGCCGCAGATGCTCGTCTGGTGGTTCCGCAACATCGAAGGAAAAATGGAGCTGGGCGGGAAGACCTACCCGAGGTATCTCGTCTGGCATCCGATCGACCATATTCACTACAAGGTCGAGACCCGACTCCCCGACGGGAGCGTCGGGGCCGGATCGCGATTCCATATCGTGGAGGCATTCGGCGGTGATCTGAGGTATCTGGTCGACCGGGTGCTGCACGTCCGACGGCTTGACGAGACGGAAATCGTTCTCGAGGTGCCCGCCCTGGGACGGGCAGGGATGCGTCTCCACGGCCAATTTGGTCCGGTGGCGGGCGGGACGCAACTCAACACGACGATGACGGTGGGGCTCGCGGCGTGGATCGGGAGAGCCGGGCTCAATCGGCTCGTGCGCGAGCGCATTTTCCCCGCCGGGATGCGCGCGGCCTGGCTCAAGCACAACGTGGAAGAGTGGGGAAACATCGAGTTCTTCCTGCCCGACCTCTACCAGCGGCCCGTGCCGAGCGGTTAGGCGGGGCCCTCCAGCGCCAAGGCGAAGACCGCCGAGGGCGTTGATCGAACGCCGCCAGTTCTGCTAGAGTCGGGGCGCCATGGCGCCCGCCGACTATTTCGAGTGGACCCGCGCGCTCTTCGATCCGGCGAAGATCTTCACCAAGCCCGAGGCGCTCCGGGGGATCCGCGTCGTTGACCTCGGCACGATCTTCCTCGGCCCGACGACGACCACCTACCTGGCCGAGTACGGCGCCGAGGTCATCAAGGTGGAGATCCCCGGCGTCGGCGACACCATCCGCGCCCTCGGCCCCAGCTACCACTGGAACATGTCGCTGATAGGGCTGAACGAGCCCAAGAACAAGTACTTCGTCGGCCTGGACGTTCGAAAGCCGCAGGGAGTCGAGTTGTTCAAGCGCCTGGTGGCCAGGACCGACGTGCTCGTGGAGAACTTCCGCGCGGGCACGCTCGACCGCTGGGGGATCGGCTACCGCCAGCTCCGGGAGGTCAACCCGCGCCTCATCTACTCGGCCCACAACGGTTTCGGCCAGTGGGGCGCCTACGGCGAAGGCCGGCCCTCCTACGACGCGATCGCCCAGGGCGAGAGCGGGATGGCGGCGATCACCGGCTTCCCGACGCGGCCGCCGCTCAAGAGCGGTGGCTACATCGGCGATTACCTGGGGGCGGTCGCCGGCGCTGCGACGATTCTCGCCGCGCTCCATCACCGGCACCGGACCGGCGAGGGCCAGTATATCGAGATCGCCCAGGTGGAGGCGCTGATCCGGGCCCTGGACTGGACCTGGGTCTATCACGGGCTCACCGGAAAGCACCGCGGGCGATATGGCAACGCCGACCCGGCCATCGTTCCCTCTGACATCGTCGAGGCCGCCGACGGGTTTGTGGCGATCGCCGCTCCCGCCGATGAAGCGTTCGTCGGACTGGCCCGAGCCATGGGCCACCCGGAGCTGGCAGACGATCCCCGCTTCAGGACCCAGCTCGCGCGCGCGGAGGAATCCAACCGCGAGAAGCTCCTGGCGCTGATCCGGAGCTGGGCGAAAGGGAAGACGGTCCCCGAGCTGGTGGCACTCGGCGACCGCCACGGCTTCGCCGCCGCACGGGTGGCCCACGGAAAGGACCACTGCGAGGATCCTCACCTCGCGGCGCGCCGTATGCTCTGGCGCCACGACGACCCGCTCTACGGGCGCGTTCCGCTCTACGGACCCCCCGCCAAGCTCTCGGCGACGCCGGGCAGGATCAAGTGGGTCATCAAACCCATCGGCATGGACAACGACTACGTCCTTCGCGGCCTGCTGGGGCTCACGCGAGCGGAGCTGGAGGCGCTCGAGGGCGACGGGATCATCGGGCGCTGGAGCGATCGCCCGGGCCAGAAGCCCCCCGACGACTGGCACGGCGAGGGGCAGGCGCTATGACGACCGAGCAATGGGCCGCGTGGGTCAGGGCGCGCGTTGATCCGGGGACAGCGTTCGCGAAGCCCGAAGCGCTCGACGACCTCCTCGTCCTCGACTGCTCGCGGGCCAGCATGGCCGGCCTGGTGGCTTCTTCGTTTCTCGCCGAGCTGGGCGCCGAGGTCATCCGCGTCGAGCCACCCGGCGGAGATCCGGCCAGGCACTTCGCCCCCTTCGGTCTCCTTCACCGTGACACGGGCCTCGGCTATCTGGTCGAGGGCCGGAACAAGCTCCATATCACGCTGAGCCTCGAGAATCCGGAGGGACGCGAGATCCTGAGGAGTCTAGCCCGGCGGGCCGATGTCCTGATCGAGACCTTCCTGCCAGGCCAGATGGACGCCTGGGGCCTCGGCTACCGTCAGCTCTTCGACGCGAACCCCCCTCTGATCTACTGCGCGCTCTACACGTACGGCCAGTTCGGCCCTCGGGCCGGGTGCGGCCAGCCCAACGCCGACGTGGCCGACCAGGCGCTCTCCGGAGTGACCTTCATCACCGGCTTCCCTCCCGGAGACGGCAGGGCCCGGGCCGCAGCCAAGAGCGAGGATCTGTCAGCGGTCCCCACCCGCCAGGGGAGCTGGCACGGCTGGACGCTGGGCGGGCTCTGGGGAGCGTTTGGAATCCTCGTCGCGCTCCATGTTCGGACCCAGCTCGGCGCCGGTCAGTTCGTGGATGTCTCGCCCGCCGAGGCGCTGATGCGGAGCGCCGACGTGAGCGCCGCCTGGTGGGAGCTGGACGGCGTTCTCCGCTCGCGCGTCGGTAACTACGACACCGCCATCTTCCCCTACACCTACGTCCGCTGCCGGGACGGCTACCTCCTCCTCGCTGCGGTGATGGAGCCGGCCTGGCAGGCCCTCTGCCGGCTCATGGGGCGCTCCGACCTGATCGAGCAGTATCCGTCGATCCCGTCGCGCCGTCCCCTCGCTGTCCAGAGCGCCCTTCACAAGGAGGTCGAGGCCTGGACGACGGGCCTGACGTTTGAGGAGATCGCGGAGAAGTTCGAGGAGGGCAATCGCTCCATCGAGGGAGGCGTGATGGTGGCGGGGCGGGTCGTCGAGCTCCGGGATGTGGTTCTGAACGAGCACTACCGCGCGCGCGGGGCGCTGGCGGTCTTCACCGACCCGACCTACGGCGACCTCCTGATCCAGCTCCCCTTCCAGAAGCTCAGCGCCACGCCCCCGCGCCTCAAGTGGGCCTGCCGCACCCCCGGCCAGGACAACGCCCACATCTACGCAAAGTACCTCGGCTACGGGAAGGAAGCCCTCGCCGGCCTCCAGGCCCGCGGGGTGATCTAGTGGCCGGCGCCATCCTGGAAGCGCACGGCGTCAGCAAGCGCTTCGGCGGCCTCTCCGTCCTCCGCGGCGTCGGCTTTCGCGTGGCCGACGCGGAAATCGTGGGACTCATCGGGCCCAACGGCGCCGGGAAGACGACGCTCTTCCACCTGATCAGCGGCCTCCACCGCCCCTCGGTGGGGAGCATCCGCTTTTGGGGGAGCGAGCTGGTCGGCCGCCCGCCCCACAGCATCTGTCGCCTGGGCATTGCGCGGACCTTTCAGAACCCGCGCCCGTTCCTCGAGCTGACCGCGCGGCAGAACGTGGAGATCGCGTCCCGCTTCGCCGGGCGGCCGCCGCTGGCGGCCCCCGACGAGCTCCTCGGGCTCGTGGGGCTCGCCGACGAAGCCGGCGTCCCCGCCCGGCGTCTCGCCGCCGCGCGGCGCAAGCTCCTCGAGCTGGGGATGGTGCTCGCGCTGGGCCCGCGCCTGCTCCTGCTGGACGAGCCGTTGGCGGGACTCACCCCGACCGAGATCGATCGGGCCACCGCGCTCCTGAGGCAGATCAGGGAGCGGTGGGGAGTCGCGCTCTTCTGGGTCGAGCACGTCATGCGCGCCGTCATGGGGATCGCCGACCGGGCCATCGTCCTCCACCACGGCGAGGTGATCGCCGAGGGTCCACCGCGGGCCGTGGCCGGCGACCCCCGAGTGCTGGAAGCCTATCTTGGGCACAAAGGAGGAAACGACCATGAAGCTTGATCGTCGAGAGTTCCTCAAGCAGGGTGCGGCCGGCGGCGCAGCCTTCGCCGTGCTCGCCGGCAGGGCGCGCGCCCAGGCCAAGCCGATCAAGATCGGCTACACGCTGTCGGCCACCGGGCCATACTCGGTCGGCGCCGGGATCACGCAGGGACCGAATTATGCGCTCTGGGCCGAGCAGGTCAACGCCCGGGGCGGGCTCCTGGTGAAGGGCGAAGGGCGCCGCCCGGTGGAGTTCATCTCCACCGACGACAGGAGCGAGATCGAGACCGTCGTGCGCTTCTACGAGAAGCTCTGCACCGAGGACAAGGTGGACCTGCTCCTGCCGCCCTGGGGGACCGCCGCGAACTTCGCCGTGGCGCCGGTGGCCAACAAGTACGGCTACCCGCTCATCGGACCCACGGTCACCTCGATGAAGCTGAAGGAGCTGGCCTTCCCCTACTTCTACGTGATCCTCCAGCAGCCCGACGCCATGATGGGGGCGGTGGTAGCGCTCCTCAAGGAGCTGAAGGCCCAGGGCAAGGCTGGCAAGGTGGCGGTGGCTTACGTGAATGACCTCTTCGGCATCGAGATGTTCAACATGGCCTCGGCGCTGCTCAAGGACTCGGGGCTCCAGGTCGTGGACACCAAGAGCTACCCGCTCGGGGTCAAGGACCTCTCCCCGATGCTCAAGGGCTTCAAGGCCGCCGGTGCTGACGTCTTCCTCGGCCTCACCTACCCGCCGGACAACATCCTCGCGACGGCCCAGGCCAAGGAGACGGACTTCAACCCGCCGGTCTTCCTCACGGCCGTCGGCACGGCCTTCCCGTTCTACCGGGACCGGTTCAAGGGCGCCGACGGTGTCATGGGGGTCGCGGGCTGGAACCCCAAGGTAAAGTTCGCCGGCGCCAAGGAATACTTCGAGGCCCACGTGAAGAAGCACCAGAAGGAACCCGACCGGTGGGCGAGCGCCTTCGCCTACGCTGCGCTCCAGATCCTCGAGCGCTGCGTGGGCGAGGTCGGCCTTGACCGGAAGCGCATCAAGGAGATGCTGGACTCGACCGAGTTCATGACGGTCGCGGGCCCGATCAAGTTCGTTAAAGGCGTCAACGTCGCCACGCCCGGCATGGTGGGGCAGTGGCAGAAGGGCGAGTTCGAGATCGTGTGGCCCAGGGACCGGGCGACCGGGACGGCGGTGGTCCCGAAGCCGGCCTGGGCGTGATGAGCCTCTCGCTCCTCCTTGACCTGACCGTGGGCGGGCTGATCACCGGCGGCCTCTACGCTCTGATCGCGCTCGGCCTGAACCTCCAGTACGGGCTCATGCGCGTCCTCAACGTCGCCCACGGCGAGTTCGTGATGCTGGGTGGGTACCTCACCTACGCGCTCCATACCGGCTGGGGGATGAATCCGCTCCTGACCCTCGTCGTCACGGGGCCGGTGGCCTTTGGCGCCGGCCTCGTCCTCCACCGGCTCCTGTACGCGCGACTGCTCGCCCCCGGCGAGCCGCCCGAGGTGCTCGAGTCGCGCTCGCTCCTCCTCTCCTTCGGTCTCCTCTTCGTCCTCCAGAACACCGCGCTGCTCCTCTGGA
This portion of the Candidatus Rokuibacteriota bacterium genome encodes:
- a CDS encoding CoA transferase, whose protein sequence is MFDDYFAWTREAFRPDRISAKPEGLRAVRVLELATLVLGPVTSSYLAEFGAEVIKVELPGSGDPLRSITPQARFWKNAALAWLNEARNKYHVAFDVRKPEGQALFKALAAESDVLVENFKPGTMEGKWGIGYRQLRELNPGLIYVTNTGFGQWGPFSQGRASYDAIAQSVSGMAAITGFPERNPLKSGAWIGDYFGALLSAVAVLAALHWRDRTGQGQFIDFAQSEGLIRALDWTWVRHALTGESRGRYGNRDVAISPSDIVRCGDGMAAIAAPSDQAFRGLCQAMGQAGLADDPRFSTQLARLKEESATFLLKLIGGWAKDKTVAEVDELGSRFGFASAPVATSRDHYHDPHLRERGAVWQLDDPIYGEVVEYGPVPKLSETPGRLKWAGKPVGLDNDYVLTTILGLSREEIKELEAKGIVGSWNDTIGRKPPDGWKGEGQLPVSAEQQTAGGSSAGSTPAMDSGLASGLSSPAARREPLGSKIHSGLASG
- a CDS encoding CoA transferase: MAPADYFEWTRALFDPAKIFTKPEALRGIRVVDLGTIFLGPTTTTYLAEYGAEVIKVEIPGVGDTIRALGPSYHWNMSLIGLNEPKNKYFVGLDVRKPQGVELFKRLVARTDVLVENFRAGTLDRWGIGYRQLREVNPRLIYSAHNGFGQWGAYGEGRPSYDAIAQGESGMAAITGFPTRPPLKSGGYIGDYLGAVAGAATILAALHHRHRTGEGQYIEIAQVEALIRALDWTWVYHGLTGKHRGRYGNADPAIVPSDIVEAADGFVAIAAPADEAFVGLARAMGHPELADDPRFRTQLARAEESNREKLLALIRSWAKGKTVPELVALGDRHGFAAARVAHGKDHCEDPHLAARRMLWRHDDPLYGRVPLYGPPAKLSATPGRIKWVIKPIGMDNDYVLRGLLGLTRAELEALEGDGIIGRWSDRPGQKPPDDWHGEGQAL
- a CDS encoding CoA transferase — translated: MTTEQWAAWVRARVDPGTAFAKPEALDDLLVLDCSRASMAGLVASSFLAELGAEVIRVEPPGGDPARHFAPFGLLHRDTGLGYLVEGRNKLHITLSLENPEGREILRSLARRADVLIETFLPGQMDAWGLGYRQLFDANPPLIYCALYTYGQFGPRAGCGQPNADVADQALSGVTFITGFPPGDGRARAAAKSEDLSAVPTRQGSWHGWTLGGLWGAFGILVALHVRTQLGAGQFVDVSPAEALMRSADVSAAWWELDGVLRSRVGNYDTAIFPYTYVRCRDGYLLLAAVMEPAWQALCRLMGRSDLIEQYPSIPSRRPLAVQSALHKEVEAWTTGLTFEEIAEKFEEGNRSIEGGVMVAGRVVELRDVVLNEHYRARGALAVFTDPTYGDLLIQLPFQKLSATPPRLKWACRTPGQDNAHIYAKYLGYGKEALAGLQARGVI
- a CDS encoding ATP-binding cassette domain-containing protein, which codes for MAGAILEAHGVSKRFGGLSVLRGVGFRVADAEIVGLIGPNGAGKTTLFHLISGLHRPSVGSIRFWGSELVGRPPHSICRLGIARTFQNPRPFLELTARQNVEIASRFAGRPPLAAPDELLGLVGLADEAGVPARRLAAARRKLLELGMVLALGPRLLLLDEPLAGLTPTEIDRATALLRQIRERWGVALFWVEHVMRAVMGIADRAIVLHHGEVIAEGPPRAVAGDPRVLEAYLGHKGGNDHEA
- a CDS encoding amino acid ABC transporter substrate-binding protein, giving the protein MKLDRREFLKQGAAGGAAFAVLAGRARAQAKPIKIGYTLSATGPYSVGAGITQGPNYALWAEQVNARGGLLVKGEGRRPVEFISTDDRSEIETVVRFYEKLCTEDKVDLLLPPWGTAANFAVAPVANKYGYPLIGPTVTSMKLKELAFPYFYVILQQPDAMMGAVVALLKELKAQGKAGKVAVAYVNDLFGIEMFNMASALLKDSGLQVVDTKSYPLGVKDLSPMLKGFKAAGADVFLGLTYPPDNILATAQAKETDFNPPVFLTAVGTAFPFYRDRFKGADGVMGVAGWNPKVKFAGAKEYFEAHVKKHQKEPDRWASAFAYAALQILERCVGEVGLDRKRIKEMLDSTEFMTVAGPIKFVKGVNVATPGMVGQWQKGEFEIVWPRDRATGTAVVPKPAWA